Proteins from a single region of Amycolatopsis sp. CA-230715:
- a CDS encoding chitinase, with protein sequence MSLLRKLPVVGGLLALAFGATAVPADAAPGAPLPVAPYVDLGAWPTPSLSGMAQAGGLRAFTLGFVTSYGCKASWFAAYDPRTGWQADEIAKIRAGGGDVKVSFGGASGIELAQACGTPEAVAAEYDAVVKTYKLAYIDLDIEGAAVADPASVQRRSQALAIVQRNNPGLKVSLTLPVLPSGLTQDGVNVVRSAKNAGVDLDLVNVMAMDYYQGPGDQGAKAVAAAKSTQAQVKSVLGLSDAAAWKKIGVTPMLGVNDSGNEIFYQKDARTLIDFARTVHLGMLSFWEQGRDANACNGPLYKCTNISQQPYEFSKLFASYSG encoded by the coding sequence ATGTCCCTGCTCCGCAAACTTCCCGTGGTAGGTGGTCTGCTCGCGCTGGCGTTCGGCGCCACGGCCGTACCAGCCGATGCGGCACCGGGTGCGCCGCTTCCGGTCGCGCCGTACGTCGACCTCGGCGCCTGGCCGACACCGAGCCTGTCCGGGATGGCGCAGGCGGGCGGCCTGCGCGCGTTCACGCTCGGGTTCGTCACCTCGTACGGGTGCAAGGCGAGCTGGTTCGCCGCCTACGATCCGCGAACCGGCTGGCAGGCGGACGAAATCGCGAAGATCCGCGCGGGGGGCGGTGACGTCAAGGTGTCGTTCGGCGGCGCGTCGGGGATCGAACTCGCGCAGGCGTGCGGCACGCCGGAAGCGGTGGCCGCCGAGTACGACGCGGTGGTGAAGACGTACAAGCTCGCCTACATCGACCTCGACATCGAAGGCGCCGCGGTCGCCGACCCCGCGTCCGTGCAACGCCGTTCGCAGGCGCTCGCGATCGTGCAGCGGAACAACCCCGGGCTCAAGGTCTCGCTGACCCTGCCCGTGCTGCCGAGCGGGCTGACCCAGGACGGGGTGAACGTGGTGCGGTCGGCCAAGAACGCGGGCGTCGACCTCGACCTGGTCAACGTGATGGCGATGGACTACTACCAGGGCCCCGGCGACCAGGGCGCGAAAGCGGTGGCCGCGGCGAAGTCCACGCAGGCGCAGGTGAAATCCGTGCTCGGGCTGTCGGACGCGGCGGCGTGGAAGAAGATCGGCGTCACCCCGATGCTCGGCGTCAACGACTCCGGCAACGAGATCTTCTACCAGAAGGACGCGCGCACCCTCATCGACTTCGCGAGGACCGTGCACCTCGGCATGCTGTCCTTCTGGGAACAGGGCCGCGACGCCAACGCCTGCAACGGTCCCCTCTACAAGTGCACCAACATCTCCCAGCAACCCTACGAATTCTCGAAGCTCTTCGCCTCCTACTCGGGCTGA
- a CDS encoding maleate cis-trans isomerase family protein, whose translation MKYLIPAGPGRQTPVGVVASFDFTRDRELWRWVPADVSLYVSRTDSVPLDDSFELVSRLNDPAMLTRPTREVTRVPISAPVVHYCCTAGSFVGGLARERALREAMTEAGAPAAVTTSGAVLTAFEVLGARRIAVVHPYVEPIAAKLADFLAEAGIDVLSSRGLGLESRVIGAVDYATTADLITGGDHPDADALFVSCTLLPTYDLIAPLEQRLGKPIVTANQAGIWATLRAIGVKAEGPGQRLIRY comes from the coding sequence ATGAAATACCTGATCCCCGCGGGGCCGGGCCGCCAAACCCCGGTGGGAGTGGTGGCTTCGTTCGACTTCACGCGCGACCGGGAACTGTGGCGCTGGGTTCCGGCCGACGTTTCGCTCTACGTGTCCAGAACGGACTCGGTGCCGCTCGACGACAGCTTCGAACTCGTGTCGCGGCTCAACGATCCCGCGATGCTGACCCGCCCGACCCGGGAAGTCACGCGCGTCCCGATCAGCGCGCCGGTGGTCCACTATTGCTGCACGGCGGGCAGTTTCGTGGGTGGCCTCGCCCGCGAACGCGCGCTCCGCGAGGCGATGACGGAGGCGGGCGCTCCGGCAGCGGTGACCACCTCGGGTGCGGTGCTGACCGCGTTCGAGGTGCTCGGCGCGCGCCGGATCGCGGTCGTGCACCCGTACGTGGAACCGATCGCGGCCAAGCTCGCCGATTTCCTGGCGGAGGCCGGGATCGACGTGCTCAGCAGCCGCGGACTCGGCCTCGAATCCCGGGTGATCGGCGCCGTCGACTACGCCACGACGGCGGACCTGATCACCGGCGGCGACCACCCGGACGCCGACGCGCTCTTCGTCAGCTGCACGCTGCTGCCGACCTACGATCTGATCGCGCCGCTGGAACAACGGCTCGGCAAGCCGATCGTCACCGCCAACCAGGCCGGGATCTGGGCCACGCTCCGCGCGATCGGCGTCAAGGCGGAGGGACCGGGACAACGCCTCATCCGGTACTGA
- a CDS encoding LysR family transcriptional regulator has protein sequence MPEDLDIRLLRHFIAVAEELHFSRAAHRLFIAQQALSRDVKKLEDRVGKPLLDRNTRRVALTPAGTALLARARELVALHDTTVRELREETETLTVDVVGPALTPAVVLARARRLAPELEFFGRFHTGDESALLHAGGLDVTFGWARDLPDGIRHRLVRYEPLAALVPERHPLAALDAVPVTALRGTVPCCQTGDHVTPGWTDLVTRLFTAFGIESAAKHPHLRGADELAEHVRLRDFPVLVLASQAPVPGAVLLPVVDPVPVFPWAMIYREYRGHPGLAALHAAVEELAGEKDWRLLPADAWVPDP, from the coding sequence GTGCCCGAAGACCTGGACATCCGGCTGCTGCGGCATTTCATCGCGGTCGCGGAGGAACTGCACTTCAGCCGCGCCGCGCACCGGTTGTTCATCGCGCAGCAGGCGCTCAGCAGGGACGTCAAAAAGCTCGAGGACCGGGTCGGGAAGCCTTTGCTCGACCGGAACACCCGCCGCGTCGCGCTCACCCCGGCGGGCACCGCGTTGCTGGCCCGCGCACGGGAACTGGTCGCCTTGCACGACACCACCGTCCGCGAACTGCGCGAGGAGACCGAAACGCTGACGGTCGACGTCGTGGGCCCGGCGCTCACGCCCGCGGTGGTGCTGGCGCGGGCCCGCCGCCTGGCACCGGAACTGGAGTTCTTCGGCCGGTTCCACACCGGGGACGAATCCGCGCTGCTGCACGCCGGCGGCCTCGACGTCACCTTCGGGTGGGCGCGGGATCTGCCGGACGGGATCCGGCATCGGCTTGTGCGGTATGAACCACTCGCCGCGCTCGTCCCCGAACGGCATCCGCTCGCCGCGCTCGACGCCGTGCCGGTGACCGCGTTGCGCGGCACGGTGCCGTGCTGTCAAACCGGGGACCACGTGACGCCGGGCTGGACGGATTTGGTCACGCGGTTGTTCACCGCGTTCGGTATCGAATCGGCGGCGAAGCACCCGCATTTGCGTGGTGCCGACGAGTTGGCGGAGCATGTGCGGCTGCGTGATTTCCCGGTGCTCGTCCTGGCGAGCCAGGCGCCGGTGCCGGGTGCGGTGCTGCTGCCGGTGGTGGATCCGGTCCCGGTGTTCCCGTGGGCGATGATCTACCGCGAGTACCGCGGTCATCCGGGTTTGGCGGCGCTGCACGCGGCCGTCGAGGAACTGGCCGGGGAGAAGGACTGGCGCCTACTGCCCGCCGACGCCTGGGTGCCCGACCCCTGA